ATTCGATCTGCGCGCGCACTGCACCCATGTGCGAGAGACCGGGGATGTAGGTCACCTGGAGCACGGACACGACTTGATCGCCTTGAACTCCGACAATCAGTTCGTTGCGGGGATCGTCCAGAATTTCCTGGAATGCAGTCGCGTACACTTCGCGACCGCCTCGTTCGGCTGATTCGCGCTGGGAACCCAGAACATCGTCGGCAAGCAGGCGAATGATCGAATCGAGATCACCGGCATGTGCGAGGCGAAACGTTACGTCAGCCATGACCCGTCCTCTATCATCACATACCCAGCGTGAGTTGGATGGCTGGCGGAGCGGAGACATCGGTTCGTTCACTTCGGCTGAGTGCGCCAACCGAGGTTGTCGTCCGCCCTGCCAAAACCAGCGCCTCTTGCGCGCTGGCAATCGCGAGTGCCGCCGTGTTGTTCTTGTCGGACAGATGCGCGAGCCAGACCGCTTTCGTGCGCTCCGTTGTCGCTGCGACGAGCGCCGCAGCGCAATCGTCGTTGCTGAGGTGCCCGAGCGGGCTTTCGATCCGGCG
This sequence is a window from Thermomicrobiales bacterium. Protein-coding genes within it:
- a CDS encoding GNAT family N-acetyltransferase, coding for MADVTFRLAHAGDLDSIIRLLADDVLGSQRESAERGGREVYATAFQEILDDPRNELIVGVQGDQVVSVLQVTYIPGLSHMGAVRAQIESVRVASTLRGGGVGRQMFEWTIDRARQRGVRIVQLTTDQRRTDAHRWYRSLGFEATHVGMKLRLDPQTHSQG